In Portunus trituberculatus isolate SZX2019 chromosome 36, ASM1759143v1, whole genome shotgun sequence, one DNA window encodes the following:
- the LOC123513416 gene encoding galactosylgalactosylxylosylprotein 3-beta-glucuronosyltransferase P-like — protein sequence MVRLKSGVFGVMMVSISATTLLLLLFGSTLKLPPAPANISFLRVPLRALNDFHYKQQQQQQQQQQQQQQQQQQHTASSPSAIAQESCCSSGGTRWVEGLPPLYIITPTYPRAEQIPEITRTAQTLLNVPNVVWLVSEDAPASTPALTSYLNQSSLNAVYLRAQMPAKYMNAKNKPRGVANRLAGLDWVRANAKDGVLYFADDDNTYDIRIFEQMRWTKKVSMFPVGLVTNLGVSTPIVRLGKVVGFYDGWIANRKFPVDMAGFAVSVPFLLAHPKATMPFIVGYEEDGFLKSLGITSTDIEPLAFNCTKIWVWHTQTKKNGAAVPVAQNNITMGTNLDIIKGLLWKDPKATKGATTTNTKAKDAKKKKS from the exons ATGGTTCGCCTTAAGTCAGGTGTGTTTGGCGTGATGATGGTGAGCATATCAGCcactacactgctgctgctgctcttcggTTCCACGCTAAAACTGCCCCCTGCACCAGCCAACATCAGCTTCCTGCGCGTCCCCCTCAGAGCTCTCAATGACTTCcactacaaacaacaacaacaacaacaacaacagcagcagcagcagcagcagcagcaacaacagcatacCGCCTCCTCCCCTTCAGCCATCGCTCAG GAGAGCtgctgcagcagtggtggcacaCGATGGGTGGAGGGACTGCCACCTCTCTACATCATCACACCAACCTACCCAAGGGCAGAGCAAATACCAGAGATCACCAGAACTGCTCAAACACTGCTAAATGTGCCCAATGTGGTGTGGTTGGTCAGCGAGGACGCCCCAGCATCCACGCCAGCCCTCACCTCTTACCTCAACCAGTCTTCACTCAATGCAGTCTATCTAAGAG CACAAATGCCGGCCAAGTACATGAACGCAAAGAACAAACCTCGGGGAGTAGCAAACAGGCTGGCTGGCCTGGATTGGGTCAGGGCAAATGCAAAGGACGGCGTGCTTTATTTTGCTGACGACGACAACACTTACGACATCCGCATCTTTGAGCAG ATGCGGTGGACCAAGAAAGTGTCCATGTTCCCCGTGGGACTTGTTACAAACCTGGGCGTGTCCACTCCTATAGTTAGACTTGGCAAGGTTGTGGGTTTCTATGATGGCTGGATTGCTAATAGGAAGTTCCCAGTGGACATGGCAGGTTTTGCAGTGTCTGTGCCCTTCTTGCTTGCTCACCCTAAAGCCACCATGCCTTTCATTGTTGGATATGAAGAGGATGGTTTTCTCAAGAGCCTTGGTATTACATCAACTGATATTGAACCTCTTGCTTTCAACTGTAccaaa ATATGGGTTTGGCACACACAGACCAAGAAGAATGGTGCAGCAGTGCCCGTAGCACAGAACAACATCACCATGGGCACTAATC